TGATTAATAGATTCTGAGTGTCCGCAACGCTTGCACCTTGGGTCTACATTCAAGTGACGTTGGAGGAGTCTTTCCCCCACTGGTATGATACCTTTCAAGCACTTCCATgtgaacatttttattttaggaGCTAGCTTGAGTTTCCAAACCGTCTTTTTCCAGTCAAACTCCACCGATGCTTCTCCCTCAAGAATGTCCTCCGTCACCTCCGCCATGGCGACGTGGTAACCTGATTTGACAGTGAACTGTCCAGTGTTTGTCCCCAGCCATCTTCTGACATCCGGTACTCCTTTGATGCTTGGTTGCAATCGCAATATATGTTCCTCAAAGAATGGCAATACTTCTTGGATCCGTTGACGATCCCACTCTCCAGAGTTTGGCAGCAGGAGATCTTTAACCATTAGGTTTGTTGTGTCCCTTGTGGCCGGTCCCATAGGTCTAAGGGGACTGGTGGTGCTAAGCCACTGATCCTCCCATATATTGATGATGTTCCCGTCTCCTACCACCCATCCAAGGTTCTTAACAAGCAGGTCTCTCCCCGCAAGAATACTGTTCCACCCATGAGAGGCTGCAGAGGGCGCACTGCAGGTTAGCAGGTTACCATCGGGACAGTATTTACTCAGCAATGTTCGACCTAGTAGTCCCTCGGGATTCTCCAATAACCTGCAGCTTATTTTTGCAAGAAAAGCTTCATTAAAGGCCTGGATATTCCTCACCCATAGACCTCCGTTGTCCTTTGTAAGGGTTAATTTATCCCAGGAGATCcaagccatcttcttcttccccgaCCTATCATCCCACCAGAAACGTTTCAGAGCTGATTCAATTTGCTGACATAAGGAGATTGGTAACTTGAAACAGGACATCGTGTGCGACGGGATAGGCGTGAGGACGCTTTGAAGCATCACGAGCTTGCCTGCCGCTGAGAGATGCCTGTTCGACCAGCTACTTGCTTTTTGTTTAATCCTTTCGACAATAGATGCAAAGATGTCCCTCTTTCGTCGGCCAAACTGTTCAGGCAGTCCAAGATATTTGCCCACTCCGCCTTCCTTATGGATTTGGAGCTCAGACTGGACACGTTGCTTTAGCTCCTTTGGCGCTCGTCGGGAGAAAGTGATGGATGATTTCTCTTTGTTGATTAGTTGTCCCGACGCCGCTTCATATCTGTCCAGTATCTCCTTAAGCGCTGTTGTGCTCTTCCTATCGGCATTTAGGAAAAACATGGTATCATCCGCAAAGAGTAGATGGTTGATTCGGGGACTCCCCCGGGCAACCTTGAAGCCTCTCATCTGTCCTTCAGCTTGTGCTTTGTTACAAAGTCCCGAGAGCACTTCACTACATAAGATAAATATGTAGGGTGAGAGGGGGTCGCCTTGGCGGATCCCTCGGCTCAGTGAAACCATTCCTCTAGGCGAACCGTTGATGAGGAAGGAGTATGTAACTGTGGAGATGCACTGCATGATTATACCAATCCAAAGATGGTGAAATCCGAGTCTCTCCAGCACTGAAGCAATAAAATCCCATTCGAGACGATCATAAGCTTTACTCATGTCCGTCTTTACTGCCATCGATATTCGCTTCTCTGCTCTTGATGTCTTTAGTGTATGCAGAACCTCATGTGTAATGAGAATGTTGTCCCCTATTGCTCTTCCCGGGACAAACGCCGATTGATTTTCGGAGATGAGTTTCTCTAGCAAAGGTTGGAGCCGTTTCTGCAGGATCTTTGAGTAGATTTTATAGTATACATTGCACAACGCAATGGGGCGGAAGTCAGATACGCGTTGTGGGCTCTTTATCTTAGGTATGAGACACACATGAGTAGCGTTGATGTCCTCAGGGAGTATCCCAACTCTGAATGCCTCCTGCACCTCGCTAACAATGTCTGGCCCTATCTCATTCCAATGAGTATGATAGAAGCTTGCCGAGAAACCATCCGGTCCCGGAGCTTTTTCCCCATTCACCGCAAAGATAGCTTCCTTTATTTCCTCCGGCGTCGGTATAGCTATCAGGGCGTCATTGTCCTCTCGAGTCACTATTGGCTGTAGTGCATCATGAACAACATCGGTTCTGTTTCCTTGTTCCGAGGTGAACATCTTCTCAAAATAATTCACCACTGTCGTCTCTATTTCTTCTTCCTTATACACCATATTGCCCTCTGCATCTTCGAGTACTGTGAAAGAATTTGCTCTGCGCCTGTTCTTTGCGGTTGCGTGGAAGAAACCTGAGTTCCTGTCGCCCAGTTGCAGCCAGAGAAGACGACTGCGTTGTTTCCAGAACGCTTCCTCCGCCAGATACGCTTTATTCAAAGCCGTATTAATCTCATTTATCAGCACAGTGTCGTTGAGTGGACTAGTTAGAGCTTTCTCCAGCTCAAATTTCTTCTGCTCTATAAGCTCCTTACTATTTCGATGCTGCAGCTTGTTCTAGGTTGCAATTGCACTTCTGGTTGACGCTAGCTTGTCCAAAACATTACACTCATTAGACGAAGCCCAGGAATCCCTGATGACTTGTTTTGCCTCTTCATTTGAGTTTAATCTGCGATCATATCGGAAAAGACCCTTTCTTCTCTTGCTGGTAGGATCAAAAAACGACAGCAGTGGTTTATGATCTGAACCTTCATAGTCAAGGTATTGGCATCTGGCTGTTGGATACATTTCCGCCCAGGTACTGTTTGCCACAGCCCTATCCAGCCTACAACGTACAAGGTGATCCCCCCTTTGTCCTCTCCAAGATAGCGGATCCCCTGAGTGGTGTAGGTCATATAGATCCCCTTCGGCAAAGAAGGTCCTAAGGTCAGTAAATGAACCCTCTGCTCTGTCCGGACCACCAGTCTTCTCATCACTTCTCAATAGGTCGTTGAGGTCCCCTGTCAAGAACCAAGGGGCATCTCGAGTTTCTGCAGTGAGCAAAAGTTGTTCCCATAACAATTTGCGTTGGGATCTATCCGTATTGCCATAAACGAAGCTCGCATAGAAAAACTTTCCTTGATATTCAATCCTTGTTTCTACAACATTTGCACTTGAATGCAGAATAGAGAGTTTTACATTTTGTGACCAGAATAAGGCCAAACCGCCAGCCCCGTGGCCTGTTGGAGAAACAAGATGATGTTGCTCATATCCTAGTGGCTCGCATTTTTGGAGTACAACATCATTGGGATTTTTGGTCTCTATGAGGAAAAATATATCAGGCCGATGCATCTTCGTGACCTCTTTGAGACGTCGAACTGTCCGGGGATTCCCCAACCCTTGACAGTTCCAGCTCGCAATAGCTAAGGAACTGGATCGGACGGGATGCGAAAACCCGTCTTTTTCCTCGTTACCTTTGGTATCATCCTGACAATAGGGAGGTTGTCGGATGAGTGTGTGCATGACGAACCCGTCGGTTTAGCTGAATTGTCTTTTATCTTCCTTACACCTTTTCGAGAATCCTCTGGATGTAGCCTCCTTCTACACACAGTCGGTTTTGATGATACCTTCCTTCTTTTGGAAGTCCCTCCCTGTGATAGTGATGGGCTTGAGATGATTTTTTTACTTCCAGGAGGGCGGTCTGGCTTTCTCTTCGCCTTGACTGGCTCTTTAGTCACCTCACGAGGTTCCTCTTGCATCGCTTCTCCCAATCGTTGAGTTGCAGGTAATCTTGTGTTTGCCTGGGGAGATTTAGAGGTTTCTCCCAATCTGAGAGTAGCTGGGAGTCTTGGTGTAGTCTTTGGAGAAGTTGAATTGTCACCGAGTCTGTCTTTTGCAGGGATTCTTTCTCGAGAGCTTGAATTAGTTGGTAATTCTCGTGCTGTTCCCAAACGTTGTGAAGCTGGTAGACGTTCTGGGGTTGAATTCTGGTCTGAGGCTCTCAGAGATTCAATTCTTCGGCCCTCTTCCACACCTTGAGTTGGGTTTATGGTGATCTGAAGTCGAACTTCCCTACTATCTTCTTTGCTTGGTCCGCAAGCATCTCGCGGAGTGCTTTCCACAGCTGAGAGATGTGAGGGATTCCCCTCAATAGTCCTCACTGGATGTGATTTGGAAGCACTAGAAGCTGCTTCCCTAATCTCAGCACCAACTTTTTGTACCTCTCTATAATGCCCTCTGCTAGAAGGGTAAGGTTGGTTCCTGTAAGATTCTCCTCTATAAGGGCGTGTGTCTTTCTCTTGGTTGTAGCGTGATCTTTCTTGCGATTGCTGCGATCGACGGTATGAGCTCTTCTCGTGCCAAGTCTTTGAGATGGGTTTATAAGCTCGCTGGCGTGGAATGTCTCTGTGTTCCTTGGGAGGCCCACTCTCACGATCTCTGTTTGTCGCCGAGAACTGGAAGTCAGCTTGACTCCTATTATCTTGGTGTCCTTCTCTCTGTTTAGTCTGAGCTGGAATCGGAGAGAAACCTCTCATAGATTCTGAAGGGTGGGTAGAGATCTCAGCTTTTGCTTTCGCCGCTCTGTTCTCAGCTCTCGCTACTAAACATTCTTTCAGCTCATGATCTAGGCGTAGACACTTAGTACAGTGTTTATCTAGCCTCTCATACACTAAGGTTGTGGCGACTTCATCACCATTGGGAAATTCCACCACTGAGTTTGTGATCAGAGGAAGCAAACCGTTGACGTGGACTCTCATTCGGACTGATAAGGAGGTGATTTCCGCTTTCTCATAGAGACCAATGTTTCTTCCAATACTTTCTACGATTGGTTCCTGCCACAGATGCAAAGGAAGTCCCTGTACCTTAATCCAAAAAGGAATTAGGGATGGGAAGGTGGGGGAGATCGTTGGCTCCCATCGTTGTAGTATAATCAACCACCTCGCGTAATGATATGGGCGTTGCTCAAGTACTGTTAGAAGGTCAGATTCCTTCTCAAATTGGAATTGAAACATTCCATTCCCCAATTCCGAGCCCACCGGCTTGAACTCTGTCTTCCAGTGCTCAGTGAAGAAAGGTATGAGAGACCAAACTTTCTGAGCTGATTTGTTCGTCACTCTTCCAATGAGCGTAAGTGAGTGTTTGCGGATGAGGTCTGTATTGTCAGGCAGAGGCGCTTTCACTCTAGCTAGACGGGCCGGCTGTTGAGACCCTAAATCGATTCCTTTTCCTTTTTCAGCCGAAGAAATTCTTCTATGGGCCATACTGTTGAGTTGAGGTAGAGCTACGAGCTGCTGGAGTTATTTTCACCGAAACAGAGCAAGTTGAGGGAGCCCCCGAGAGTTTGAGTGCTTGCTATCGGTACAAAGTTTGTGTCTTTACTCCACCAGTTACAATGAAACTCCTTGTACTTCTATGCTTCCAGAGGTTACCAGGATTCCCCAGTAATCCACCGAAGAATAAAGCAAGTTTGCAGAGAGAGAAGTTAGTGGTGAACCCCCTCCATCGAACTGAGGCAGAGGAAGTTGCTAGTCGTCATTAACACTTCTATAGGTAACTCCGGGGCGGAGTTGACGGTGGCAGCGGTCCCTCCGACCATCGTCGGGGGAGAACCCGGTGATACTATCTGCAAGTCTTCGCTTTGACCGGAGGATTCTGCCAAAAGAGGTAAAACAATTCGAATATTCCTTTTTATCTTTTGGGTGCTTGCTAATATATCACATCACATCATTTTACTACAAccatttgtatttatatatctacataCTTAAAAACTAGATTCTATCTCAAGAGTTAGCATCACCAGATCATATCAAACACTTTTCAACTTTCAAAGACCTTAAGAACAGAACTAGCTGGCTTTGCTGTTCTTGATCAGGCTATCTCCTGCGTCTGTTCTCTCTGCCTTCTCTTAAGCTTCTTCCTCTCCTGTATTCAATCTCTGCATCAGAGCTTGAGAAACCAGTGCGATAGCTTCTGCTTCCTTTCACAGACCCCACTCTTGATAACAAAGCCTCTTCATCCGCATGAATACCATTTCTTGGTTTGTGATCTAAGCCGAACAATATGAAACAATCAGGCACACAATGCAACAACTAATGATAAAAAAGGAATGGCTCAACAATGTGTTTACTCATCACCACCTTTGCAACCATTTGATGATGACTTTGGTGGatcaagaccagcttctgactTGTGACTTGTCTGACTGAGCAAGTTCGCTTCTCTTCTAAGTAGCTTCTGTCCATCGCTTGGAGAGTAAGCAGAAGTGAGCAAAGAATCATCCATCACATCAGTGATCTCAACGTACTGACTAGTTGTGATGACTTCATCTGCACTAAACCCAAATGAAGCTCTGTAAGCTTCCAACTCCTCCATGTCTTGCTTGGGGCTTCTCGTCTGCCTATTCTGGCCAGTGTACACATCTGAATCCTTGGACACGCTTAACCTTCCACCGTTTTGAGGAACAGAAGGGTCATGATCCAAGTAAAACTTGGCGAACGTTTCAGGACAGAAGAAGTTAGACTCCTGCAGAGGCGTAGAGACACCAGTTTGAGGCGACAGCAACCCGTCCCCTGAAGCTCGAGAGATCGGTGATCTAAGAGAGCTGGCTGGACTACCAGGGTAAAGAGAGTACGTAGAGTGAAGATCATTGAAATGACCTTTGCTAGAGTTCTTGGTATCAATGGAGGAAGTCAAGAAACGGGCGTAAGGGACATCAGGCGAAGAAGGGGTAGTGAGGTGTGCAAGCTCCGGAGGGGGAGTGAAAGGAGCGGTGGATGGCTCGGTGGTGAACGTTGAGAAAACAGGAGGTGGTGAGACGAGTTGGGTTTCGTGAGCATATGGTCCAGTGGCGTACATACTGGAAGAAGGACCTCCTGGTGAGTTTGCAGCTAGGGACAAGTAGCGGTTTGGTGACTGAGCTGTTGAAGGAAGAGCAGAGTTGGTGAAGGAAGCAGGAGAGGATGGTGGAGCCAAAAGAGATAAGTTAACTCCTCCTGTAGTTTGGTTAATCAACAACACGCCATTAGGTTGTGACGCTGAGGCATTGCCGCCTTCAGGAATGCGAGAGGCGGGTACTATTCTTTTTCCTCCTTTCTGTGGCTTGAAACAAGAGAACACTTCAAAACAGCCTTCCCACCTTTTCCTCTGCACAAGAACACAATGTTACCATTAGAGATCTGAATCAATTGTTACTACAAAACTATGTAATGCTTATGGAGCTAAAAGGGTATGTTTTTTTCGAGAAAAGGGGCAATCTTTGTAAGCTTATATGCATCGAATCTAAGATCATAAACcctaaagttttgatttttttttgcttcttctcaATTTCGAAGGAAAGATGTAAGCTTTTTGTTGAATTCTCAATCATCACTTGTTGCAAAAGCGTTAACAGTAACCCTTTAGCTTTACAACAAGAGAATGATCAAAAGGGAAAGACTTTAACATAAACCCTAAACGATACATTGCTCTCAGCAAGTAGATTAGTGTGAACAGAGTCGAGTTAGTCAGATCTACTACacagaaacagaaaaaaaattgaaatttgaaGAGCTTTAGaacagagagacagagagaagtAAAAGCAAATGAAGAGACACCTGTTCGTGATCCTGTTCTGATCCCATTAGGTGTGTCTGTTCGTCAGAAACTACCGCGTTTACTAGATCAAAGAGGTACTACTCTCATCTGGGTTTGATCCAATTGTTTTCACTGTTTCTTTCACCTTACTGATACGATCCAGAGGACAAACCAAAAAAAGGGGTAAAAGATTATTAAAAGGGTTTGGGAAGGATAAAATTgataactttgtttttttcactgattaagaacaaaaaaaaaatgaaggagGAGAAGGTAAGAAAGAAGGGAGATTTTTTAGAAGAGAATAGTAGAAAATGGAAAATCTGCACTGATGCATTGATCCTTTTACCCAATGAAAAAGCATTACTATTTTAATCAGATTGTGACTGACCATAAAgagaggaaacaaaaaaaagacaaaacacacaaagaaaaaaattggtgaaaaggaaaaaggaaaaatcTATGTTGATGTTTAAGCTCTCTAATTTTGTGTCTTTAGTCTTTGAAGAAAATAGCAAAAGCATGAAGAAGTGTATGAGTTCTCGAATTTAATTCATTCTCCTCATTTTTAGAAAAGAAAGTATAATTTTTAAGGTTTAATCAATGTGTCTACGTAGGTTATTATGTGGTTTAAGTTCGATTTCCAAACCCCTTTTTAAAGAGTTGATTCCATGAGCACGTGGAGGACTTTACTGATGACGGGGTTAAGGAGAACATGTAAaagtcaaaaataaattattgtcttctcttctttttctaggaACACGTCTAGAATCAGTGTAATGCTAGGTGATCAAGCTGACTATTGAAGTTAactaatacaaatatttatctAGAACCAACATTGAGTTGATCTAGTGGTAAAAAGGTTGAGACTATAATTACCGCTACCCAGAGTTAATTTACAGTAAAAGAAACTATTTAAAATGTTCAGGTttcaggtaaaaaaaaagaaaatgttttcttattaaaaagaaacaacaagTTTGCTGTGATTATTTTGGGGATTTaataattagaaaacaaaacttAGATTTAGAAAATTTGGCTAAACAAAAAGAGCTATCTTTggattataagaaaaaataaattagcaAGACTAGGCAAAaacaaatactccctctgttccaaaTTACTTGATGTTTTGGATGTATGCACAAGAATTAAGGTAGATACTATTTTCTAAAAagtaacatt
The sequence above is drawn from the Raphanus sativus cultivar WK10039 chromosome 7, ASM80110v3, whole genome shotgun sequence genome and encodes:
- the LOC108814288 gene encoding uncharacterized protein At1g76660 isoform X1, with protein sequence MGSEQDHEQRKRWEGCFEVFSCFKPQKGGKRIVPASRIPEGGNASASQPNGVLLINQTTGGVNLSLLAPPSSPASFTNSALPSTAQSPNRYLSLAANSPGGPSSSMYATGPYAHETQLVSPPPVFSTFTTEPSTAPFTPPPELAHLTTPSSPDVPYARFLTSSIDTKNSSKGHFNDLHSTYSLYPGSPASSLRSPISRASGDGLLSPQTGVSTPLQESNFFCPETFAKFYLDHDPSVPQNGGRLSVSKDSDVYTGQNRQTRSPKQDMEELEAYRASFGFSADEVITTSQYVEITDVMDDSLLTSAYSPSDGQKLLRREANLLSQTSHKSEAGLDPPKSSSNGCKGDHKPRNGIHADEEALLSRVGSVKGSRSYRTGFSSSDAEIEYRRGRSLREGRENRRRR
- the LOC108814288 gene encoding uncharacterized protein At1g76660 isoform X2, translating into MGSEQDHEQRKRWEGCFEVFSCFKPQKGGKRIVPASRIPEGGNASASQPNGVLLINQTTGGVNLSLLAPPSSPASFTNSALPSTAQSPNRYLSLAANSPGGPSSSMYATGPYAHETQLVSPPPVFSTFTTEPSTAPFTPPPELAHLTTPSSPDVPYARFLTSSIDTKNSSKGHFNDLHSTYSLYPGSPASSLRSPISRASGDGLLSPQTGVSTPLQESNFFCPETFAKFYLDHDPSVPQNGGRLSVSKDSDVYTGQNRQTRSPKQDMEELEAYRASFGFSADEVITTSQYVEITDVMDDSLLTSAYSPSDGQKLLRREANLLSQTSHKSEAGLDPPKSSSNGCKDHKPRNGIHADEEALLSRVGSVKGSRSYRTGFSSSDAEIEYRRGRSLREGRENRRRR